The following are encoded in a window of Stigmatopora nigra isolate UIUO_SnigA chromosome 23, RoL_Snig_1.1, whole genome shotgun sequence genomic DNA:
- the slc35e3 gene encoding solute carrier family 35 member E3 produces the protein MAGEKFFSLPGNRRLAVGLLANLLASICIVFLNKWIYLHYGFPNMTLTLVHFAVTWLGLYGCQKMDVFSPKRLPLRRIGWLALSFCGFVAFTNLSLQNNSVGTYQLAKAMTTPVIIFIQTAFYNKTFSTKIQLTLVPITLGVILNSYYDVRFNVPGTLFATLGVLVTSLYQVWVGAKQHELQVNSMQLLYYQAPLSSGFLFIIIPFFEPLGGDGGIFGPWSLPALLTVFFSGVVAFLVNLSIYWIIGNTSAVTYNMFGHFKFCLTLVGGYVLFQDPLSFNQALGILCTLVGILSYTHIKLAEIEEGKSRLAQRP, from the exons ATGGCCGGCGAGAAGTTCTTCAGCCTCCCCGGCAACCGGCGCCTCGCGGTGGGCCTGTTGGCCAACCTGCTGGCGTCCATCTGCATCGTCTTCCTCAACAAGTGGATCTACCTGCACTACGGCTTCCCCAACATGACTCTGACCCTGGTCCACTTTGCCGTCACCTGGCTGGGGCTGTACGGGTGCCAGAAGATGGACGTGTTCTCGCCCAAACGTCTGCCGCTGCGGCGCATCGGCTGGCTGGCGCTCAGCTTCTGCGGCTTCGTGGCCTTCACCAACTTGTCGCTGCAAAACAACTCGGTGGGCACGTACCAGCTGGCCAAAGCCATGACCACGCCCGTCATCATCTTCATCCAGACGGCCTTCTACAACAAGACCTTCTCCACCAAGATTCAACTGACCCTG GTGCCCATCACCTTGGGCGTGATTCTCAATTCCTACTACGACGTGCGTTTCAACGTGCCGGGGACGCTTTTCGCCACTTTGGGCGTTCTGGTGACGTCACTCTACCAAGTG TGGGTGGGTGCAAAACAACACGAGCTCCAGGTGAACTCCATGCAGCTCCTGTACTACCAGGCTCCTCTATCATCAGGGTTCCTCTTCATCATTATCCCCTTCTTCGAGCCGCTCGGGGGTGACGGGGGAATATTCGGACCCTGGTCTCTGCCAGCTCTG tTGACTGTGTTTTTTTCCGGAGTCGTGGCCTTCCTGGTCAACCTGTCCATCTACTGGATCATCGGAAACACGTCGGCTGTTAC CTACAACATGTTTGGCCACTTCAAATTTTGCCTAACACTGGTGGGCGGGTACGTTCTTTTTCAGGACCCGCTGTCGTTCAACCAG GCTTTGGGGATTCTTTGCACCCTGGTGGGAATCTTGTCGTACACGCACATCAAGCTGGCCGAAATAGAGGAGGGAAAGAGTCGGCTGGCTCAGAGACCTTAA